The following are encoded in a window of Anaerolineae bacterium genomic DNA:
- a CDS encoding rod shape-determining protein translates to MPSRVFLHDVKETKSTVLSPLDWLLGLFSLDIGIDLGTANTLVSVRGKGIVINEPSYVAIEKKTRRPLAIGREAKEMVGKTPANIVAIRPLRDGVISEFDITEAMLDYFIRKAHEQTWVPVPRPRVVVGIPSGVTEVEKRAVYDATMSAGAREAFLIEEPVAAAIGAGLPITETHGSMVVDIGGGTTEVAVFSLGGIVISRSIRVAGDELDEDIVQYMRNKYNLLIGDRTAERAKIEIGSAYPLPEERTITLRGRNLVTGLPEAIEVSSIELREALAGSVSIIVNTIKEALDATPPELVADLMESGICMAGGGSQLKSLTERVAEETNIKVWLADDPMTCVARGAGRILEDYDNLRRLLVGLERGSTQH, encoded by the coding sequence ATGCCCAGTCGTGTCTTCCTGCACGACGTGAAGGAGACTAAATCGACTGTGTTGAGTCCACTAGATTGGCTACTTGGCCTTTTCTCCCTCGATATTGGCATTGACCTGGGCACGGCAAACACGCTGGTCAGTGTGCGGGGGAAGGGCATTGTCATTAACGAACCATCCTACGTTGCCATTGAGAAGAAAACACGCCGTCCCCTGGCTATCGGGCGTGAAGCCAAGGAGATGGTTGGCAAGACTCCGGCCAATATCGTTGCTATCCGCCCGCTGCGTGATGGCGTGATCAGCGAGTTTGACATCACCGAGGCCATGCTTGACTACTTCATCCGCAAGGCCCATGAGCAGACCTGGGTGCCGGTCCCCCGTCCGCGGGTGGTGGTGGGGATTCCCAGCGGCGTGACCGAGGTGGAAAAGCGGGCCGTCTACGACGCGACGATGAGTGCTGGCGCGCGGGAAGCCTTCCTGATCGAGGAGCCGGTTGCCGCGGCTATCGGCGCCGGGCTGCCGATTACCGAGACACACGGCTCTATGGTCGTGGATATCGGCGGCGGCACTACAGAAGTGGCCGTTTTTTCGCTCGGCGGGATCGTAATCAGTCGCTCGATCCGGGTGGCGGGCGATGAGCTGGACGAGGATATCGTGCAATATATGCGCAACAAATACAACCTGCTGATCGGCGACCGCACAGCGGAGCGGGCCAAGATCGAGATCGGCTCTGCCTATCCGTTGCCGGAAGAACGCACGATCACGCTGCGGGGCCGCAACCTGGTCACCGGCTTGCCGGAAGCGATCGAAGTCAGTTCGATCGAACTGCGGGAAGCGCTAGCTGGCTCGGTGAGCATCATCGTCAACACGATCAAAGAGGCACTCGACGCGACACCACCCGAACTGGTCGCCGACCTTATGGAATCCGGTATCTGCATGGCGGGCGGCGGGAGCCAGCTCAAGAGCCTGACGGAACGCGTGGCCGAGGAGACGAACATCAAGGTCTGGCTGGCCGACGATCCGATGACCTGCGTGGCGCGTGGCGCTGGCCGCATTCTGGAAGACTATGACAACCTGCGGCGGTTGCTGGTCGGCCTGGAGCGTGGCAGCACGCAACACTGA
- the tilS gene encoding tRNA lysidine(34) synthetase TilS, whose product MDLLPEFLKALARHSLPRQLAMGRPLVVAVSGGADSLCLLHLLHRASPQLGLRLHIATLDHGLRGEDSRADAEFVAQTAADWGLPATCERVDVAALAARHNLSIEEAARRTRYSFLARVAAATGAAAIALGHTADDQAETILMHLIRGSGLTGLRGMQPATPLTAAYLLPGDSLPPGLTLLRPLLGISRAATQAYCDTFGLAARHDKTNADLTYFRNRIRHEVLPLLERLTPGIRERLARTAETLAADYAALEAQFSAALATCLVSRRADRIILSLSRFRSDEYCVSSQRGMLRLALRQLAPAGGEISYPALEKALRVARQGVTGQQADLPGGFLLRVEYDHLILQRVDALTSLPDWPLLQPGMLVPVAVPGCTALPDCPWALEVRWLAPDENPTAFHGQPLTATLAIPPGTSLALRTRQPGDRFQPFGLAGQTQKVKDFLINARMPAGIRDRLPLLTAGGAIAWVIAGPHSRIAQPYALTDRAQTALLLRWERF is encoded by the coding sequence ATGGACTTGCTTCCTGAATTTCTGAAAGCGCTGGCGCGTCACAGCCTACCCCGCCAATTAGCGATGGGCCGCCCGCTGGTGGTAGCCGTCTCCGGCGGTGCGGACTCGCTATGCCTGTTGCACCTGCTACACCGCGCCAGCCCGCAACTGGGCCTGCGGCTGCATATCGCCACCCTCGATCACGGTCTGCGCGGCGAGGACAGCCGCGCTGACGCCGAATTCGTGGCACAAACTGCGGCAGACTGGGGCCTCCCGGCGACCTGTGAGCGCGTCGACGTCGCTGCGCTGGCCGCCCGGCACAACTTGAGCATTGAGGAAGCCGCCCGCCGCACTCGCTATTCATTCCTGGCTCGCGTCGCCGCGGCCACAGGCGCGGCGGCCATTGCTCTGGGCCACACCGCCGACGACCAGGCGGAAACCATCCTTATGCATCTGATTCGCGGTAGCGGCCTGACCGGGCTGCGCGGCATGCAACCGGCTACGCCGTTGACCGCCGCCTATCTGCTGCCCGGCGACAGCCTGCCGCCCGGCCTGACGCTGCTCCGCCCGCTGCTGGGCATCTCCCGCGCCGCTACCCAAGCGTATTGTGACACCTTTGGACTGGCTGCCCGCCACGACAAAACCAATGCCGACCTGACCTACTTTCGAAACCGCATCCGCCATGAGGTCCTTCCCCTGCTGGAACGCCTGACACCCGGTATCCGGGAACGGTTGGCCCGGACCGCTGAAACCCTTGCCGCGGACTATGCAGCGCTTGAAGCGCAATTCAGCGCGGCGCTGGCCACCTGCCTGGTCAGCCGCCGGGCCGATCGCATCATCCTGAGCCTCAGCCGTTTCCGCAGCGACGAGTATTGTGTAAGCAGCCAGCGCGGGATGTTACGGCTGGCGCTGCGCCAGCTGGCTCCTGCCGGGGGAGAGATCAGCTATCCGGCGCTGGAAAAGGCGCTCCGGGTGGCCCGCCAGGGCGTCACCGGCCAGCAGGCCGATTTACCCGGCGGCTTCCTGCTGCGCGTTGAGTATGACCACCTGATTTTGCAGCGGGTAGACGCTTTAACCTCACTTCCCGACTGGCCGCTACTCCAGCCGGGAATGCTTGTGCCGGTGGCTGTGCCCGGCTGTACCGCGCTGCCGGATTGCCCCTGGGCACTGGAGGTTCGCTGGCTGGCCCCCGATGAGAATCCGACGGCCTTCCACGGCCAGCCGCTGACGGCCACGCTGGCCATCCCACCAGGGACCTCACTGGCTTTGCGCACCCGGCAGCCTGGCGATCGCTTTCAGCCATTCGGGTTGGCCGGACAAACCCAGAAGGTCAAAGACTTCCTGATCAACGCTCGCATGCCGGCCGGCATCCGCGACCGCTTGCCGTTGTTGACCGCTGGTGGCGCAATCGCTTGGGTGATTGCCGGGCCGCACAGCCGGATTGCCCAGCCGTATGCGCTCACCGATCGCGCCCAGACGGCGCTCCTGCTGCGCTGGGAACGATTCTAA
- a CDS encoding response regulator transcription factor: MTTDNETAHILVVDDESAIRYSITKTLQRVGYQVDSAASGEEALEMIARQNYDVILTDIRMPGISGVELLARVRESAPEAIVILLTGYASLDTAVESLRLGAHDYLIKPSSSQDIRDSVARGIERARNLKRRRALLDAIQNNVAELAHVAESKSPAARETPTEPAHAPVTPIATPINTMTLGPLTIFPGRYQIAIGEQPIDLTPTEFDLLLYLAVHRGRVVPCHELVREVRGYSIDEPEAREVIRPHISNLRRKLKTAGQDPDLVVNIRGIGYRLADLPGMQD, translated from the coding sequence ATGACTACAGATAACGAAACCGCCCACATTCTGGTCGTAGATGACGAAAGCGCCATCCGTTACTCCATCACCAAGACGCTGCAGCGTGTCGGCTACCAGGTTGACTCCGCGGCCAGCGGCGAAGAAGCGCTGGAGATGATCGCCCGGCAGAACTATGACGTCATCCTGACCGACATCCGCATGCCTGGTATCAGCGGCGTGGAACTGCTGGCCCGCGTCCGGGAAAGTGCACCGGAGGCCATTGTCATCCTGCTCACCGGCTACGCCAGTCTGGATACCGCCGTGGAAAGCCTGCGGCTGGGCGCGCACGACTACCTGATCAAGCCCAGTTCCAGCCAGGACATCCGCGACAGCGTGGCGCGCGGCATTGAGCGTGCCCGCAACCTCAAGCGGCGGCGCGCCCTGCTGGATGCCATTCAAAACAACGTGGCTGAGCTAGCCCATGTCGCAGAGTCCAAGTCGCCCGCTGCCCGCGAAACGCCGACTGAGCCAGCACACGCCCCGGTCACTCCGATTGCGACACCGATCAACACCATGACTCTGGGTCCGCTGACCATCTTCCCCGGTCGTTACCAGATCGCCATTGGCGAGCAGCCCATCGACCTGACGCCCACCGAATTTGACCTGCTGCTTTACCTGGCCGTGCACCGTGGACGGGTTGTCCCCTGCCACGAGCTAGTGCGCGAGGTGCGGGGTTATTCCATCGACGAGCCAGAAGCGCGGGAAGTCATCCGCCCCCACATCAGTAATCTGCGCCGCAAGCTCAAGACCGCCGGCCAGGACCCGGACCTGGTGGTGAACATTCGCGGTATTGGCTACCGCCTGGCCGATCTGCCCGGCATGCAGGATTAG
- a CDS encoding ATP-dependent Clp protease ATP-binding subunit, with the protein MGATLNPNLLAPDTAALLNDTAALMDRYRKNNIFPEMALLALIEAKDTPGHALLQRFAASNNVDLTRLARQTRLAVESRRDLPGDLAFITRDNKAVQLSRQMIIAIDDALTYAEQSNEVYVRTDHLLAAMSQKRLGTGGILAQYGITPEAMLSLIGGSPAKSASASAVARQMGGTAVDYVALARAGEKRPVHYRQALLTELINMLAQRVNRHVILIGQEGVGKRTLAYSLALLIAEGKGPLGLDRLVQIDETALLDDPVRAIRAGINKATGGILFIPQIDRFFDQQTRLRQPKVPADLQKAFLSSDPVIIGTTTEAIYNEVLAAIPAVHEHSQRLRVPAPDEKETVLILQTLKPQLAADYDITITDDALSMAAALANRYMSGTPLPRSAENLLHRAAALVNMGSQQHIAFKPEKENGFDSTLDAEDVTLAASQMTGIPVSKLGEDERNRYARMVEHLHERIIGQEEAVLAVSRAVKTARVGLKDKKRPIGGFLFLGPTGVGKTELAKALAEFMFGSEDAMLQLDMSEFQNESTVNRLIGSPSGYVDSEAGGQLTERVRQQPYLIVLFDEVEKAHPRVLDILLQVLEEGRLTDGRGNTANFSETVIIMTSNLGAEYLAVPEITEEVREAVMEEVHAHFRPEFLNRLDEIVIFHPLSAEHLAQILDLLLNAEARLAATRGLILEFTDRARRWMLDQNDHPEWGARPLRRIIRQHLREPLADFLLKENPAPGTAIHITAGKNGLIFKTARPEQT; encoded by the coding sequence ATGGGAGCAACGCTCAACCCCAACCTGCTGGCGCCAGATACCGCCGCCCTGCTGAATGACACCGCGGCCCTGATGGACCGCTACCGCAAGAACAACATCTTCCCGGAAATGGCGTTGCTGGCCCTGATCGAGGCCAAGGACACGCCGGGCCATGCCCTGCTGCAACGATTTGCCGCCAGCAATAACGTCGATCTGACCCGCCTGGCCCGCCAGACCCGCCTGGCCGTGGAAAGCCGCCGCGATCTCCCTGGCGACCTGGCCTTCATCACCCGCGACAACAAAGCGGTGCAGCTTTCCCGCCAGATGATCATCGCCATTGACGACGCCCTGACCTATGCCGAGCAGAGCAACGAGGTCTACGTGCGCACCGACCACCTGCTGGCCGCCATGAGCCAGAAGCGGCTGGGCACAGGCGGCATCCTGGCCCAGTATGGCATCACGCCGGAAGCGATGCTCAGCCTGATCGGCGGCAGCCCGGCCAAGTCCGCCAGCGCCTCAGCTGTCGCCCGGCAAATGGGCGGCACCGCCGTTGACTACGTGGCGCTGGCCCGCGCCGGAGAAAAGCGTCCCGTTCACTACCGCCAGGCGTTGCTGACCGAACTGATCAACATGCTCGCCCAGCGAGTCAACCGGCATGTCATCCTGATCGGGCAAGAAGGCGTCGGCAAACGCACCCTGGCGTACAGCCTGGCTCTGTTGATCGCCGAAGGCAAAGGCCCGCTGGGGCTAGACCGGCTGGTGCAGATCGACGAGACCGCCCTGCTGGATGATCCGGTGCGGGCCATCCGCGCCGGGATCAACAAGGCGACCGGCGGAATCCTGTTCATCCCGCAAATCGACCGTTTCTTTGACCAGCAGACGCGCCTGCGCCAGCCCAAAGTGCCCGCTGACCTGCAGAAAGCCTTTCTGAGCAGCGATCCCGTGATCATTGGCACAACCACCGAAGCGATCTACAACGAGGTACTGGCTGCTATCCCGGCAGTGCATGAGCACAGCCAGCGCCTGCGCGTCCCCGCACCGGATGAAAAAGAAACGGTGCTCATCCTGCAGACGCTCAAGCCGCAACTGGCCGCCGATTACGACATCACGATCACCGACGATGCACTGAGCATGGCCGCCGCCCTGGCCAATCGCTACATGTCCGGCACGCCCCTCCCGCGCAGCGCGGAGAACCTGCTCCACCGCGCCGCGGCGCTGGTCAACATGGGCAGCCAGCAACACATCGCCTTCAAGCCGGAGAAAGAAAACGGCTTCGATAGCACCCTGGACGCCGAAGATGTCACCCTGGCCGCCAGCCAGATGACCGGCATCCCCGTCAGCAAACTGGGCGAGGACGAGCGCAACCGCTACGCCCGGATGGTTGAGCATCTGCACGAGCGCATCATCGGTCAGGAGGAGGCGGTGCTGGCCGTCAGCCGCGCCGTTAAGACCGCTCGGGTCGGCCTCAAGGACAAGAAACGCCCCATCGGCGGCTTCCTCTTTCTCGGTCCGACCGGCGTCGGCAAGACTGAACTGGCCAAAGCCCTGGCCGAATTCATGTTCGGCAGCGAAGATGCCATGCTCCAGCTCGACATGAGCGAGTTCCAGAACGAGTCCACGGTCAACCGTCTGATCGGCTCCCCCTCTGGCTATGTGGACAGCGAGGCAGGCGGCCAGCTTACCGAGCGCGTCCGCCAGCAGCCCTATTTGATCGTGCTCTTCGACGAGGTGGAAAAGGCCCATCCCCGCGTGTTGGATATCCTCCTCCAGGTGCTGGAGGAAGGCCGTCTGACTGACGGTCGGGGTAACACAGCGAACTTCAGCGAAACCGTGATCATCATGACCAGCAACCTGGGCGCCGAATATCTGGCCGTCCCTGAAATCACGGAGGAAGTACGGGAAGCCGTGATGGAGGAAGTACATGCTCACTTCCGCCCGGAATTCCTCAACCGCTTGGACGAGATCGTGATCTTCCACCCGCTGAGCGCTGAACACCTGGCGCAAATCCTTGACCTGCTGCTCAACGCTGAAGCGCGCCTGGCCGCTACACGGGGCCTGATCCTGGAATTCACCGATCGCGCCCGGCGCTGGATGCTCGACCAGAACGATCATCCCGAATGGGGCGCGCGACCGTTGCGCCGGATCATCCGCCAGCACCTGCGCGAGCCGCTGGCTGACTTCCTGCTCAAGGAGAACCCCGCCCCCGGTACGGCTATTCACATCACGGCGGGCAAGAACGGCCTGATCTTCAAGACCGCCAGGCCGGAGCAAACCTGA
- the glmM gene encoding phosphoglucosamine mutase, translating into MDSPIEFGTDGIRGVAGTYPLSPEAVLATGRAIGRWLRENAAAPTAIIGRDTRPSGEQITHALLAGLTAEGIAADDVGVMTTPGIAYLTHALGYSLGIVISASHNPADQNGIKVIGSDGFKLSDEAEAAIEALIMRYLADPPISSGFGRVHRAEQHRSRYLQHLLTGLAPDALQGLSVVLDCANGASYAIAPEAFARLGAAVTALGTAPTGDNINVRSGSEHVRRHSETLRAMIADSNADVGIAFDGDADRVIFLTPRGTLIDGDHILALLADHLLQHGDLPGPTVVATTMSNSGLEHYLSQRGITLERTKVGDRYVMERMRAGGFRLGGEQAGHIILLDAEHTAGDGIYIGLQVAALIARQRTLLEDIACAMPRYPQVIVSTHLTRQVPLEGIPALQPLVDETLAAFDHQGRVNMRYSGTEPNLLRAMVEGGPRSSMDEVIERALALCRLVIQAGQSDSAQIDIVDCATGAKIDANRYR; encoded by the coding sequence ATGGATAGTCCTATCGAATTCGGAACGGACGGCATTCGCGGCGTCGCCGGGACGTACCCCCTCTCTCCGGAGGCAGTGCTGGCGACCGGCAGAGCTATCGGCCGCTGGTTACGGGAAAACGCCGCCGCGCCAACAGCTATCATCGGGCGGGATACCCGCCCCAGCGGCGAGCAGATCACCCATGCCCTGCTGGCCGGGCTAACCGCCGAAGGCATAGCCGCCGATGACGTCGGCGTGATGACCACGCCCGGCATCGCCTACCTGACTCACGCCCTGGGCTACAGCCTGGGCATCGTGATCTCCGCCAGTCATAACCCCGCCGATCAGAATGGGATCAAGGTGATCGGCAGCGATGGCTTCAAGCTCAGCGACGAAGCGGAAGCGGCCATCGAGGCTCTGATCATGCGCTATCTGGCCGACCCACCCATCTCCAGCGGTTTCGGCCGGGTGCATCGTGCTGAACAGCACCGCAGCCGCTACCTGCAGCACCTCCTGACCGGCCTGGCCCCGGACGCGCTGCAGGGGCTTTCCGTGGTACTGGACTGCGCTAACGGGGCGTCCTACGCCATCGCGCCGGAAGCCTTCGCCCGGCTGGGGGCCGCCGTCACAGCGCTCGGTACTGCGCCGACAGGCGACAACATCAATGTGCGCAGCGGCAGTGAGCATGTCCGGCGGCACAGCGAGACGCTGCGAGCAATGATCGCCGACAGCAACGCAGATGTTGGTATTGCCTTCGATGGCGACGCCGACCGCGTGATCTTCCTGACGCCACGCGGTACGTTAATCGACGGTGATCACATCCTGGCGTTGCTGGCCGACCATCTCCTACAACACGGCGATCTGCCTGGCCCGACAGTGGTTGCTACGACCATGAGCAACAGCGGCCTGGAGCACTACCTCAGCCAGCGCGGCATCACTCTGGAACGCACCAAAGTCGGCGATCGGTACGTGATGGAACGGATGCGTGCCGGAGGTTTTCGCCTGGGCGGGGAGCAGGCCGGGCACATCATCCTGCTGGACGCCGAACACACCGCCGGGGATGGCATCTACATTGGCCTGCAGGTGGCCGCCCTGATTGCCCGCCAGCGCACCCTGCTGGAAGATATTGCCTGCGCCATGCCCCGCTACCCGCAGGTGATCGTCTCCACCCATCTGACCCGCCAGGTGCCGCTGGAAGGCATCCCGGCGTTGCAGCCACTGGTGGACGAAACCCTGGCCGCCTTCGACCACCAGGGGCGCGTCAATATGCGTTACAGCGGCACGGAGCCGAACCTGCTGCGGGCGATGGTGGAAGGCGGCCCGCGATCGTCGATGGATGAGGTAATCGAGCGGGCGCTGGCGTTGTGCCGGCTGGTTATCCAGGCCGGCCAGAGCGATTCAGCCCAGATCGATATCGTCGACTGCGCAACAGGTGCTAAAATTGACGCCAACAGATACCGCTGA
- a CDS encoding phosphomannomutase/phosphoglucomutase, producing the protein MTQVKSHVFRKYDIRGLVTGADPDLTPDFARLVGRAYGTYMKRHHDIERVYVGSDNRESSPALRAALIEGVAASGVDVTDIGQVLTPTVYFATASHGPRSGGVMITGSHLNTDYNGIKLAHGKLALYGDQIQTLREMIEADDFNSGNGRITEDLNMIHRHLETVKSKVKLGSRKIKAVVDAGNGLSGAYMPAIMESLGVEVICLFCEPDGTFPNHLPNPEDPELTKDLEAAVIAHGADIGIGFDGDADRCGTIDERGHHVAADRLLALLARDLLSRRPGSSIVFDVKSSQALADEIKKHGGHPVMWMAGHSLMKAKMNEIGSPLGGEVSGHIFIGEDYYGFDDAPLVSLKVLEILSKSDQSFSELLAGMPSLVATPEIILSTPDAEKWHIISALAAKLKEKYEVVDVDGARAIFEQGWGLVRASNTQPAITLRFEAYTKPEVIRYMNLFNDMLKAYPQVDRSKLEELIAAYS; encoded by the coding sequence ATGACCCAGGTCAAGAGCCATGTCTTCCGTAAGTATGATATTCGCGGCCTTGTCACCGGCGCCGATCCTGACCTGACCCCGGATTTCGCCCGGCTGGTCGGCAGGGCCTACGGCACCTACATGAAGCGCCACCATGACATCGAGCGCGTTTATGTCGGCAGCGACAACCGCGAAAGCTCCCCCGCTCTGCGCGCCGCCCTGATCGAAGGTGTCGCCGCCAGCGGCGTCGATGTCACCGACATCGGCCAGGTCCTGACGCCGACCGTCTACTTCGCCACCGCTTCCCATGGGCCACGCTCCGGTGGGGTGATGATCACCGGCAGCCACCTCAACACAGACTACAACGGGATCAAGCTGGCCCATGGCAAGCTAGCACTTTATGGCGACCAGATCCAGACGCTGCGCGAGATGATCGAAGCCGACGACTTTAATTCCGGCAATGGGCGGATCACTGAGGACCTCAACATGATCCACCGCCACCTGGAGACAGTCAAAAGCAAGGTCAAGCTGGGCAGCCGCAAGATTAAGGCGGTCGTGGACGCCGGGAACGGTCTGAGCGGCGCTTACATGCCGGCGATCATGGAATCACTCGGTGTTGAAGTGATCTGCTTGTTTTGCGAACCCGATGGCACCTTCCCCAATCACCTGCCCAACCCCGAAGACCCGGAGCTGACCAAGGACCTGGAAGCTGCGGTGATCGCGCACGGCGCGGATATCGGCATTGGTTTCGACGGCGACGCCGACCGCTGCGGCACGATCGACGAGCGTGGGCACCATGTCGCGGCAGATCGCCTGCTGGCCCTGCTGGCCCGTGACCTGCTCAGCCGCCGCCCCGGCTCCAGCATTGTCTTTGACGTCAAGTCGTCCCAGGCGCTGGCCGATGAGATCAAGAAGCATGGCGGCCACCCGGTCATGTGGATGGCCGGGCACAGCCTGATGAAAGCCAAGATGAACGAGATCGGCTCTCCGCTGGGCGGAGAAGTCAGCGGGCACATCTTCATTGGCGAAGACTACTACGGCTTCGATGATGCCCCGCTGGTGTCGCTCAAGGTGCTGGAAATCCTCAGCAAGAGCGATCAAAGCTTCTCCGAACTGCTGGCCGGGATGCCCAGCCTGGTCGCCACGCCGGAGATCATCTTGAGTACGCCGGACGCAGAAAAATGGCACATCATCAGTGCCCTGGCCGCCAAACTCAAAGAAAAGTACGAGGTCGTCGATGTAGATGGGGCGCGGGCGATTTTCGAGCAAGGCTGGGGGTTGGTGCGGGCCAGCAATACGCAACCGGCGATCACGCTGCGCTTTGAGGCTTACACAAAGCCAGAAGTCATCCGCTACATGAACCTGTTCAACGACATGCTTAAAGCTTACCCGCAGGTTGACCGTAGCAAACTGGAAGAGTTGATCGCCGCTTACAGCTAG
- a CDS encoding DUF2179 domain-containing protein — translation MGVEGQILGALGIFALRILGVSISTVRMLITVRGRRLLSSVLGFFEALIFAVALGSVVSQLNNLWNLTAYCLGFAVGTYIGMLLEERFVTNFATVNVVSAHHAHQIAEQVRKAGFGATESLGHGVSGVVGSVRIVVRHRDIQRVIDCVNNVDPRAFITLDETRAVRRGYLPDGRSRI, via the coding sequence ATGGGGGTTGAAGGGCAGATTCTGGGCGCGCTGGGAATATTCGCGCTGCGCATTCTGGGGGTGTCGATTTCCACCGTGCGGATGCTGATCACGGTGCGGGGTCGCCGGTTGCTTTCGTCGGTACTGGGTTTTTTCGAGGCGCTGATTTTTGCGGTAGCGCTGGGCAGCGTGGTCAGCCAGCTGAATAACCTGTGGAATCTGACGGCCTATTGCCTGGGTTTCGCCGTCGGGACGTATATCGGTATGCTGCTGGAAGAGCGTTTCGTGACCAACTTCGCGACGGTTAATGTGGTATCTGCTCATCATGCCCATCAGATCGCCGAGCAGGTGCGCAAGGCCGGGTTTGGCGCGACCGAGTCTCTGGGGCATGGTGTCAGCGGGGTGGTTGGCTCCGTGCGGATCGTGGTCAGGCACCGGGACATTCAGCGCGTCATCGACTGTGTGAACAACGTTGATCCGCGCGCCTTCATCACGCTGGACGAGACGCGGGCGGTGCGCCGTGGCTACCTGCCCGATGGACGCAGCCGTATCTGA
- a CDS encoding DUF309 domain-containing protein, protein MSDIVVVILSDSEWGEELVSIESSCRVVRYPLTSDAEGYVRRLAADLPAVIVVDGSRSDWRRWVTASKTSPATRRIPVALVADDPALVAAGRDAGADDVLPLTGLGQALSCLLARREQGRRQVSAALESQCAEPLPPEALEGIRRFNAGEYYRQHDLFEALWMVERGPVRDLYRAILQVGVAYYQITRGNHRGALKMLLRSLQWLAPLPDICQGVDVAGLRADVAQVRAALEGMAPEEIAQFDRSLLRPVRLINGEGRDSSIAESKDTGEEESSHGG, encoded by the coding sequence GTGAGCGATATTGTTGTCGTGATCCTCAGCGATTCCGAATGGGGGGAGGAACTGGTCTCTATTGAAAGCTCCTGCCGGGTGGTGCGCTATCCGTTGACAAGCGATGCAGAAGGGTATGTCAGGCGGTTGGCCGCGGATCTGCCGGCGGTGATCGTGGTCGATGGCTCGCGCAGCGACTGGCGCCGGTGGGTCACCGCATCCAAGACCAGCCCGGCCACGCGGCGCATTCCGGTGGCGCTGGTGGCCGATGATCCGGCCCTGGTTGCTGCGGGGCGTGACGCCGGTGCGGATGATGTGCTGCCACTGACGGGCCTGGGGCAGGCGCTGTCTTGCCTGCTGGCGCGCCGCGAGCAGGGACGGCGGCAGGTTAGCGCGGCGCTGGAGAGCCAGTGTGCGGAGCCGTTGCCACCGGAGGCGCTGGAAGGCATCCGCCGCTTCAATGCCGGCGAATATTACCGGCAGCATGACCTGTTTGAGGCGCTATGGATGGTGGAGCGCGGGCCGGTGCGTGATCTCTACCGGGCGATTTTGCAGGTCGGCGTGGCCTACTACCAGATCACGCGGGGCAATCATCGCGGGGCGCTGAAGATGCTCCTGCGCAGCCTGCAGTGGCTCGCGCCGCTGCCGGATATCTGCCAGGGGGTTGATGTGGCCGGGTTGCGCGCGGATGTGGCGCAGGTGAGGGCGGCGCTGGAGGGTATGGCTCCGGAGGAGATCGCCCAGTTTGACCGCAGCCTGTTGCGGCCGGTACGGCTGATCAACGGGGAAGGGCGGGATAGTTCCATCGCAGAGTCGAAGGACACTGGCGAAGAGGAAAGCAGTCATGGGGGTTGA
- the surE gene encoding 5'/3'-nucleotidase SurE codes for MPHIFVTNDDGVQAAGLLALVQALKTLGTVQIVAPAVNQSAVGHKKTLFQDIPMHETVLADGTPAYAVGGSPADCIAISALGATPWPPDLVVSGINRGPNMAQDITYSGTVTAAFESVIHGVPAIAVSLDNHRADNVEDYRPAAAIAVRIAARVLEKGLPPLTILNLNVPDGHTVRGLRLTRQGIRIYRDALSRDGNIFQIVGEVPTGVYNQEGTDLWAVHNGYASLTPLHLDLTAHRFIADLAAWDITLQDS; via the coding sequence ATGCCTCACATCTTCGTCACCAATGATGATGGCGTCCAGGCCGCTGGGTTGCTGGCGCTGGTCCAGGCGCTTAAGACGCTGGGCACTGTCCAGATCGTCGCCCCTGCTGTCAACCAGAGCGCCGTCGGCCACAAGAAAACGCTCTTCCAGGACATCCCCATGCATGAAACTGTCCTGGCCGATGGCACCCCGGCCTATGCGGTAGGCGGCTCTCCTGCCGATTGCATCGCTATCTCTGCCCTGGGCGCGACACCCTGGCCGCCTGACCTAGTCGTCTCCGGGATCAATCGTGGCCCCAACATGGCCCAGGACATCACCTATAGCGGCACCGTCACCGCCGCGTTTGAGTCGGTGATTCACGGCGTCCCGGCCATCGCCGTGTCGCTGGATAACCACCGCGCCGATAACGTGGAGGACTACCGGCCTGCCGCGGCCATCGCCGTCAGGATCGCCGCCCGCGTGCTGGAAAAAGGCCTGCCGCCGTTAACCATCCTCAACCTGAACGTGCCGGATGGCCACACCGTCCGGGGCCTGCGGCTGACCCGCCAGGGGATCCGCATCTACCGCGATGCCCTCTCCCGCGATGGCAACATTTTCCAGATCGTCGGGGAAGTACCCACCGGTGTCTACAACCAGGAGGGTACCGACCTGTGGGCTGTCCACAACGGCTACGCCAGCCTGACGCCGCTGCACCTGGACCTGACCGCTCACCGCTTTATTGCTGACCTGGCTGCCTGGGACATCACGCTCCAGGACAGCTGA